The genomic DNA CCGTAGGGGATAAAATCTCCTCGCTTGACGACCTCCAGGTACCTCGTAAGGGCCGACCGGTCATACTCGTCCTCTATTCGATCCAACGCAGCCTGGCGGACGAATTGAGACACCGTTGTACCAGTCATTTCCGCGTACCGCCTGATGAGCTTAGCGTCCTCCTCCGTCATCCGAAGCGTGATAGTCGCCATGTCGCCACCCCCTTGCGCTTTACATTGTAAATCACATCCTCCGGTTGTCAAGGGAGGCTTCATAAAGCATCATGTGGTCTATTCGAGCGAGCGATGGTACAATTCGGAAAGGACCATGAACGGCGCAGCTAGGGCTGGGGTTCTTTGAAGGAAGGAGGGACGACAGTGCGGATTCGTGAACCGGTCAAGGACAAGGAGTCGATTTTCGAGGGCCTTGATAGAGCAAGAGAAGACCTGGCGGCGCTCGGAGTCATCACGGTCGGCCTGTTCGGATCCTTCGCAAGGGGCGATCAGAACGACGACAGCGATGTCGACCTTCTCGTGGAGTTCGCCGAGGGGAAGAGAACCTTCGACAACTTCATGGAGCTTTCCTTTCTTCTGGAGGACTTGATGGGCAGAAGGGTCGAGATAGTCACGCGGGAGGGCATGAGCCCTCACATTCTGCCCAGGGTGCTGGAGGAAGTCGAGAGCTACAATGTCGCATCGTGAGTACTTGCTGCACATCGCGGAGGAGAAACCGAGGAATACAAGTCCGAGCATCCAGAGGTAGAGTGGAGAAAAATGGCCGGAATGAGGGACAGATTGATCCACGATTACTTTGGAG from Synergistaceae bacterium includes the following:
- a CDS encoding ribbon-helix-helix protein, CopG family; the encoded protein is MATITLRMTEEDAKLIRRYAEMTGTTVSQFVRQAALDRIEDEYDRSALTRYLEVVKRGDFIPYGEARRDWELE
- a CDS encoding nucleotidyltransferase family protein, with the translated sequence MFEGLDRAREDLAALGVITVGLFGSFARGDQNDDSDVDLLVEFAEGKRTFDNFMELSFLLEDLMGRRVEIVTREGMSPHILPRVLEEVESYNVAS